From the Lathyrus oleraceus cultivar Zhongwan6 chromosome 4, CAAS_Psat_ZW6_1.0, whole genome shotgun sequence genome, one window contains:
- the LOC127135034 gene encoding probable receptor-like serine/threonine-protein kinase At5g57670 has protein sequence MRYIRTNSFKRLFSFKKRSLEEEKDNTLKILPYEEQHFQKPTWKCFSYEELFDATNGFNSENIVGKGGYAEVYKGILKNGEEIAVKRLTRTSRDERKEKEFLTEIGTIGHVRHTNVLSLLGCCIDNGLYFVFELSTTGSVSSILHDEKLAPLDWKTRCKIVLGTARGLHYLHKGCKRRIIHRDIKASNILLTKDFEPQISDFGLAKWLPSQWTHHSIAPIEGTFGHLAPEYYLHGVVDEKTDVFAFGVFLLEVISGRKPVDGSHQSLHSWAKPILNKEEIEELVDARLEGSYDVKQLKRFAFAASLCIRASSTWRPNMSEVMEIIEEGEIDKEKWKMPEEEEEQEDEFWGFEDLEYEYDTSFSMSLIDSVESI, from the exons ATGAGGTATATTAGGACAAATAGCTTTAAGAGACTCTTCTCATTCAAAAAACGTTCTTTAGAGGAAGAAAAAGATAACACCTTGAAGATTCTTCCATATGAAGAACAACATTTTCAAAAACCCACTTGGAAATGTTTCTCCTATGAAGAGTTGTTTGATGCCACCAATGGCTTCAACTCAG AAAACATTGTTGGAAAAGGAGGCTATGCAGAAGTTTACAAAGGAATATTGAAAAATGGTGAAGAAATTGCTGTGAAGAGATTAACAAGAACTTCAAGAGATGAGCGAAAAGAGAAAGAGTTTTTGACAGAGATTGGTACAATAGGACATGTTCGTCATACGAATGTCTTGTCTCTCCTAGGATGTTGTATTGACAATGGACTTTACTTTGTTTTTGAGTTATCCACAACAGGTTCTGTTTCATCTATTCTTCATG ATGAAAAGTTGGCACCTTTAGATTGGAAAACTAGGTGTAAGATAGTTCTTGGGACGGCGCGTGGACTTCACTACTTGCATAAAGGTTGCAAGAGGAGAATAATTCATAGAGATATCAAAGCATCAAACATTTTATTGACCAAAGATTTTGAACCACAG ATATCTGATTTTGGATTAGCAAAATGGCTTCCATCTCAATGGACTCATCATTCAATTGCTCCAATAGAAGGAACATTTGG ACATTTGGCACCAGAATACTATTTGCATGGAGTGGTGGATGAGAAGACAGATGTGTTTGCATTTGGTGTTTTCTTGCTTGAAGTCATTTCTGGTAGGAAACCTGTTGATGGGTCTCACCAAAGCTTACATAGTTGG GCTAAACCAATTTTGAACAAGGAAGAGATAGAAGAGCTAGTAGATGCAAGGCTTGAAGGGAGTTATGATGTGAAACAATTAAAGAGATTTGCCTTTGCTGCCTCTCTTTGTATTAGGGCATCTTCCACTTGGAGACCTAACATGAGTGAG GTAATGGAAATAATAGAGGAGGGAGAGATTGATAAAGAGAAATGGAAAATGCCAGAGGAAGAAGAAGAACAAGAAGATGAATTCTGGGGGTTTGAGGATTTGGAATATGAATATGATACTTCATTTTCAATGTCTTTAATTGATTCAGTTGAAAGTATTTAG